In Gemmatimonadaceae bacterium, a genomic segment contains:
- a CDS encoding SRPBCC family protein, with protein sequence MTAFFPFDPDIARASTIPARLYIDPVYLELERERVFAHSWQLVGRAEQVAESGEFFTAEVGDDSIVILRDRDTLRGFHNVCLHRAGPVAHGCGKRQTLQCKYHGWTYSLEGELLRAPEMEGVERFPPADMRLRPVAVATWGPLVFANLDGKAPPLADMLEDIPQRVAPLRCESMRYVMRKEYELACNWKVYVDNYLEGYHIPVVHPTLHKEIDYDSYRIEPRRYSSIQHAPLRPVAGSGAPDERRYDPAKTDVAEAVYGWIFPNMMLNVYMGQMQTNVVLPLSHDRTRVVFEWFASNPPADPATDPDWARLVAFSDEIQDEDVEICQTVQRNLRSRVYDRGRYSAKRENGVHHFHSLLHEFLT encoded by the coding sequence ATGACCGCATTTTTCCCGTTCGACCCCGACATCGCCCGCGCCTCCACGATCCCGGCGCGCCTTTACATCGATCCGGTCTACCTCGAGCTCGAGCGCGAACGCGTCTTCGCGCATTCGTGGCAGCTCGTCGGCCGCGCCGAGCAAGTCGCCGAATCCGGCGAATTCTTCACGGCGGAAGTGGGCGACGATTCCATCGTCATCCTGCGCGACCGCGACACCCTCCGTGGATTTCACAACGTCTGCCTGCATCGCGCCGGGCCCGTCGCACACGGCTGCGGCAAGCGGCAAACACTCCAGTGCAAGTATCACGGCTGGACGTACTCGCTCGAGGGCGAGCTGCTGCGTGCGCCGGAGATGGAGGGCGTCGAGCGATTCCCCCCCGCCGACATGCGGCTGCGTCCCGTCGCCGTGGCGACGTGGGGACCGCTCGTCTTCGCGAATCTCGACGGCAAGGCGCCGCCGCTCGCCGACATGCTCGAGGACATTCCGCAGCGCGTCGCGCCGCTCCGCTGCGAGAGCATGCGCTACGTCATGCGCAAGGAGTACGAGCTGGCGTGCAACTGGAAGGTGTACGTCGACAACTACCTCGAGGGATATCACATCCCGGTGGTGCACCCGACGCTGCACAAGGAGATCGACTACGACAGCTATCGCATCGAACCGCGGCGCTATTCGTCGATTCAACACGCGCCGCTGCGGCCGGTCGCCGGATCGGGTGCGCCCGACGAACGACGGTACGATCCCGCCAAGACCGACGTCGCCGAGGCGGTGTATGGCTGGATCTTTCCCAACATGATGTTGAACGTCTACATGGGGCAGATGCAGACCAACGTCGTGCTGCCGCTGTCGCACGATCGGACGAGGGTCGTGTTCGAGTGGTTCGCCTCGAACCCGCCCGCCGACCCGGCGACCGATCCCGATTGGGCCCGCCTCGTCGCCTTCAGCGACGAAATCCAGGATGAGGATGTTGAAATCTGCCAAACGGTGCAACGGAACCTGCGCTCGCGCGTCTATGACCGGGGCCGATATTCGGCGAAGCGCGAGAACGGGGTGCATCACTTCCACTCGCTGCTGCACGAGTTCCTGACGTGA
- a CDS encoding PQQ-binding-like beta-propeller repeat protein, producing MKVMRMKHLLFLAAMPAALAGQRVEWPAFGGDLAATKYSTLSDINRTNVAKLAKVWEWTTGETVNQTYHTRPGNFQATPLMLGDTLFLSTPYNRVVALDATTGNELWTYDPQAYVAGQPPNGTGFVHRGVATWTDGKQRRIFMNSRWNLIALDAATGKPIHNFGDTGVVDLTKQLARNGKPVDKLHYTQTSPPVVWHNLVIVGNGVADRLIYPNDPPGDVQAFDVKSGKRVWSFSPVPRGAKDDGADTWQNDSWKTTGHTNVWAPFSVDDKRGLVYLPVSTPSNDWYGGTRKGDDLFAESIVCLDARNGKRVWYFQTVHHGLWDYDLPTAPVLGTVTVDGKSRDIVAMPAKTGFLFVFDRVTGEPIWPINEHAVPASDVPGEQAAKSQPVPSKPKAFAKQGFSFADLVDFTPDIKARALDAIKDYRLGPIFTPPSREGTITMPGAIGGAGWGGGAFDPTSGTIYIKATNSPALYRIVQPAKSAEVDADYTADLSAQGLRVTIPPRDSGARPLVLPINKPPYGTLVAIDLNTGDTKWEVPLGDNAAIRNNPILKDLKLPPLGVAGSPGPIVTAGGLIFATGGGATLYALDVKDGSVVWSAELGQSGYSTPMTYRTAAGKQFVVVATGNGAGAKLEAFALP from the coding sequence ATGAAAGTCATGCGAATGAAACACCTGCTGTTCCTGGCCGCCATGCCGGCGGCACTCGCCGGCCAGCGGGTCGAGTGGCCCGCGTTCGGCGGCGATCTTGCGGCGACGAAATATTCGACGCTCAGCGACATCAATCGAACGAACGTCGCGAAGCTCGCCAAGGTCTGGGAATGGACGACGGGCGAGACGGTGAATCAGACGTACCACACACGTCCGGGCAATTTCCAGGCGACACCGCTCATGCTCGGCGACACGTTGTTCCTGAGCACCCCGTACAACCGCGTCGTCGCGCTCGATGCGACGACCGGCAACGAGCTCTGGACGTACGATCCACAAGCGTATGTCGCGGGCCAGCCACCGAACGGTACGGGGTTCGTGCATCGCGGCGTCGCGACGTGGACCGACGGAAAGCAGCGGCGAATCTTCATGAACAGCCGCTGGAATCTCATCGCGCTCGATGCGGCGACGGGGAAACCGATTCACAATTTCGGCGACACCGGCGTCGTCGACCTCACGAAGCAGCTCGCGCGCAACGGAAAACCCGTCGACAAGCTGCACTACACACAGACGTCGCCGCCGGTCGTGTGGCACAATCTCGTGATCGTCGGGAACGGCGTCGCAGATCGTTTGATCTATCCGAACGATCCGCCGGGCGACGTCCAGGCGTTCGACGTGAAAAGTGGAAAGCGCGTGTGGAGCTTCAGCCCGGTCCCGCGCGGCGCGAAGGACGACGGCGCCGACACGTGGCAGAACGACTCGTGGAAGACGACGGGACACACGAACGTCTGGGCGCCGTTCAGCGTCGACGACAAGCGCGGACTCGTGTATCTGCCGGTGAGCACGCCGAGCAACGATTGGTACGGCGGCACGAGAAAGGGCGATGATCTCTTTGCCGAGTCGATCGTGTGTCTCGATGCGCGGAACGGGAAGCGGGTCTGGTATTTCCAGACGGTGCATCACGGTCTCTGGGACTACGATCTTCCGACCGCCCCCGTACTCGGCACCGTGACCGTGGACGGCAAGTCGCGCGACATCGTCGCCATGCCGGCGAAAACGGGATTTCTGTTCGTGTTCGATCGCGTGACGGGCGAACCGATCTGGCCGATCAACGAACACGCCGTCCCGGCGAGCGACGTTCCCGGTGAGCAGGCGGCAAAGTCTCAGCCGGTGCCGAGCAAGCCCAAGGCGTTCGCGAAGCAGGGCTTCAGCTTCGCGGATCTCGTCGACTTCACGCCGGACATCAAGGCGCGCGCGCTCGACGCGATCAAGGACTATAGGCTGGGACCTATATTCACGCCGCCGTCGCGCGAAGGCACGATCACGATGCCCGGCGCGATCGGCGGCGCGGGCTGGGGCGGCGGCGCGTTCGATCCGACGAGCGGAACGATCTACATCAAGGCGACGAATTCACCGGCGCTGTACAGGATCGTGCAGCCGGCGAAGAGTGCGGAGGTCGACGCCGATTACACGGCGGACCTCTCGGCGCAGGGACTCCGCGTGACGATTCCGCCGCGCGACAGCGGCGCGAGGCCGCTGGTGCTGCCGATCAACAAGCCGCCGTACGGGACGCTCGTCGCGATCGATCTCAACACGGGCGATACGAAGTGGGAAGTCCCGCTCGGCGACAACGCGGCAATTCGTAACAATCCGATATTAAAAGATCTCAAACTACCCCCGCTCGGCGTCGCGGGGTCGCCGGGGCCGATCGTGACCGCGGGAGGTCTGATCTTCGCGACGGGCGGCGGGGCGACGTTGTATGCCCTCGACGTGAAAGACGGTTCGGTGGTGTGGTCCGCGGAGTTGGGGCAGAGTGGATATTCGACGCCGATGACGTATCGCACGGCGGCCGGGAAGCAGTTCGTCGTCGTCGCGACGGGGAATGGCGCCGGCGCGAAGCTGGAGGCGTTTGCGTTGCCGTAG